CGTCAGCGGGTCGATATCCGCGAGTATCGGCTGATACAGCAACGCGATCGCCGCCGCGGCCGCCGCGAAACCGCCATCCAGATAGATCGCGCCGATGATGGCTTCGAGCGTATCGGCGAGGATCGACGGCCGCTTCATCCCGCCGCTCTTCAGTTCGCCCTCCCCCAGGCGCAGGAATTCGGCGAGATTCGCGCGTTGCGCGACTTCGTACAGCGTTTGCTGACGGACCAGATTGGCGCGCACGCGCGACAGGTCGCCTTCGTCGAGCGTGGCATAGCCCCTGAACAACAGCGTCGCCACCACGCAGTTCAACACCGAGTCGCCCAGGAATTCGAGACGCTCGTTGTGGCTGGCGCTATGACTGCGATGCGTGACCGCCTGGCGCAGCAACTCCGGCTTCTCGAAGCGGTATTGCAGCCGTGTTTCCAACGGGGTCAATGACATCGTCCTCTCCTGCGGGAATGGCTAGTTGAATCGGCCAATCCGCTTCAGGCTCGAAAAGTTCATCCAGATGAAAAACGCGCGGCCGACGATATTGCGGTCCGGCACGAAGCCCCAGTAGCGGCTGTCCGCGCTGTTGTCGCGATTGTCGCCCATCATGAAATAGTGCCCGGGCGGCACCTTGCAGACCACGCCTTCGCTGTTGTAACTGCAATTGTCACGGTACGGATAGTCCTCCGCGCCCTGGATATACGGCGGCACCTGCGGCGTATTGAGGATCGCGTTCTTGCGGCCGTCGATGTCTTCCTGATACTGCTTCGAATACGCGACGCGATCCTCGTCGAAGAAATCGGGCAGCGGCGCCTCGGGCACCGGTTTGCCGTTGATCGTCAGGCGCTTGTTCTCGTAGGCAATCGTATCGCCCGGCAGACCGATCACCCGCTTGATATAGTCGACCGATTCGTCCTTCGGGTAACGGAACACCATCACGTCGCCGCGCTTCGGTTCCCCCAGCGACACCAGCTTGCGATTCAGCACCGGCATGCGCAAACCGTAATCGAACTTGTTGACCAGGATGAAATCGCCGACCAGCAAGGTCGGGATCATCGATCCCGACGGAATCTTGAACGGTTCGACGACGAAGGAACGCAGCAGGAACACCGCCAGGATCACCGGAAAGAAACTCGCCGAGTATTCGAGCCACCAGGGCTGGCGGAGCTTTTCCTCGCGGACCTGGGTGCGCTGCAACTTCACCGCCGCCACTTCGTCGGCCGTCAGCACCACCGCGCCGCCACCCGCCACCGCGCTCGCGGCCCGTTGCTGCCGGTCGAATTCCGTTCCCGCATTTTCCGCGGCCAGGCGCCGGCGCGGCAGGAACAGCAGACGGTCGGCGACCCACGCGACACCTGTCAGGACGACCAGGATCAGCAATATCAACTCGAAATTCATTCAGTGCTTCCGTCAGAGAGTGTGATGCGCTCTATTTGTCTTCGACCTGCAGGATCGCGAGGAAGGCTTCCTGAGGAATTTCGACGCTACCCACCTGCTTCATCCGCTTCTTGCCGGCCTTCTGCTTTTCCAGCAGCTTCTTCTTCCGGCTGATATCGCCGCCATAGCACTTCGCCAGAACGTTCTTGCGCAGCGCCTTGATGTTCTCGCGCGCGACGATATTCGGGCCGATCGCCGCCTGCAGCGCGACGTCGTACATCTGCCGGGGAATGATCTCGCGCATCTTCGCCGCCACCTCCCGGCCACGATACTGCGCCTGCGAACGGTGCACGATCACCGACAGCGCGTCGACCCGCTCCGCGTTGACGAGAATGTCGACCTTGACCACATCCGATCCACGATATTCCTTGAACTCGTAGTCCATCGACGCATAGCCGCGCGACACGGATTTCAGGCGGTCGAAGAAATTCGAGACGATTTCCGCCATCGGCATTTCGTAGGTGAGCTGTACCTGCTTGCCGTGGTACGACATATTGACCTGCGAACCGCGCTTGTTGGTGCACAGCGTGATCACCGCGCCCACGTACTCCTGCGGCAGATAGAGATTCACCGTGACGATCGGCTCGCGGATCTCCTCGATGTGCGTGGGCTCCGGCATCTTCGACGGATTCTCGACCAGGATCACCTTGCCGTCGCGCTGCAACACCTCGTAGACCACCGTCGGCGCCGTCGTGATCAGGTCCATGTCGAACTCGCGCTCGAGCCGCTCCTGGACGATCTCCATATGCAGCAGGCCGAGGAAGCCGCAGCGGAAGCCGAAACCCAGCGCCTGCGAGACTTCCGGTTCGAACTGCAGCGCCGCGTCGTTCAGCTTGAGCTTGGTCAGCGACTCGCGCAACGCGTCGTACTGGTTCGACTCGACCGGATACAGGCCGGCGAACACCTGCGGCTTGACTTCCTTGAAGCCCGGCAGCGGTGCCGGCGCGCGGCGGTTGACCAGCGTCACCGTATCGCCGACCTTCGCCGCCTTCAGTTCCTTGATGCCGGCGATGATGAAGCCGACCTGGCCCGCCGACAGCGATTCGAGCGAGCGCGACTTCGGCGCGAACACGCCCACCGACTCGACCGGGAACTGCGCGCCGGTCGCCATCAGCTCGATGCGGTCCTTCGGCCGCAGCGTGCCGTTCATCACCCGCACCAGCATCACGACGCCGACGTAATTGTCGAACCACGAATCGACGACCAGCGCCTGCAACGGTGCGGCAGGATCGCCCTTGGGCGGCGGCACCTTGGCGATCAGCGACTCCAGTACGTCGATCACTCCCAGTCCGGTCTTCGCGCTGCAATGCACGGCATCGGTCGCATCGATGCCGATCACGTCGCCGATCTCGGCGATCGCGTTGTCCGGGTCGGCCGCCGGCAGATCGATCTTGTTCAGCACCGGCACCACCTCGACGCCGAGGTCGAGCGCCGTGTAGCAATTGGCGACGGTCTGCGCCTCGACGCCCTGACTCGCGTCCACCACCAGCAACGCACCCTCGCAGGCCGACAGCGAACGGCTGACTTCATACGAGAAATCGACGTGTCCCGGCGTATCGATCAGGTTCAGGTTGTAGACCTGACCGTCGCGCGCCTTGTAGCTGAGCGCGGCGGTCTGGGCCTTGATGGTGATCCCGCGCTCGCGCTCGAGGTCCATCGAATCGAGCACCTGCGCTTCCATCTCACGGTCGGACAGGCCGCCGCAGAGCTGAATGATGCGGTCGGCGAGCGTGGACTTGCCATGATCGATATGCGCGATGATCGAGAAGTTGCGGATGTGATCCATTCGGGCGGGATTCAGAAAATAAAAGCGAAATGTCAGATCGAAGCGTCGGATCGGGCGCCGGCACGGAACGCCGGCATGCGGCACCGGCGACATGGCGTTGGCGCCAGGCGCCGGTACGAGACGCCGATGGGGCCGTCCGGCACGACAAGCGATGGCCCGACTGCCGATGGGCGATACGGAAGACGCGCGAAAAGGGAGCGCAAAGCGAGCACGCCGCCTGCGCCGGGTGAACCCGGTGCAGGGAGCAGACCCCGGCATTCTAGCGGAAAACCCCGTGCGACGGGCGATTGGGCGATCCTTCGCGCCGTCGGCGTCGGCGTGGGGCCGCCTACTTTGCGCCAGCTCGCGGCCGCACCGCGACGAACAGCGTCGCGTCGCCGCGCTGGACCAGCAGCGGCACGAGCGGCCGCCCGCCCAGGCGCGACACCACCGCGTCGAATTCCCGGGCACTGGCCACGTCGGTGTTGCCCACGCGCAGGATCAGATCGCCCTTGAGCAAGCCCGCGCCACGCGACGGTCCCTCGCTCGCCAGCACCTGAACGCCGGGGCGGTTGCCCAGCGCGCGGGCCTGGTCCGGCGTCAGATCGCCGACCGTCAGACCGAGCGGGTTGCGGGGCCGCGCCGGCGCCGCCGGGTCCGCCTGCGTGGCGGCCGCGGGCGCTGCCTTGTCGGACGCCTGTTGCGCGATCGTCACCACCAGCGTTTTCGATTGTCCCTTGCGATAGACGACCAATGGCGCCTGCGTGCCGGGCCGGGCTCCCCCCACCAGCCGCGGCAGGTCGCCGAACTGATTGATCGCGTGACCGTCGTATTGCAGGATGATGTCACCCGGCAGAACGCCCGCCTTTTCGGCCGGGCCGCCGGCGATCACGCTGCTCACCAGCGCGCCCTCCGAATACGGCAGGCCAAGGGATTCGGCCACATCGCCCGTCACCGGGCCGATCTGCACGCCGATGCGCCCGCGCGTGACGACGCCGGTGGTCTTCAACTGGTTCGCGACGCGCATCGCTTCGTCGATCGGGATCGAGAAGGAGATGCCCATGAAGCCGCCGGTACGACTGTAGATCTGCGAATTGATGCCGATCACCTCGCCGCGCATATTGATTAGCGGACCGCCCGAATTGCCCGGGTTGACCGCTACATCGGTCTGGATGAAAGGCAGGTATTCGCCTGTGTAACGGCTCTTCGCGCTGACGATGCCCGCGGTGACGGTATTTTCAAGACCGAAGGGCGAGCCGATCGCCAGCACCCACTCGCCGACGCGCACCTTTTCCGAATCGCCGATGACGACCGCGGGCAGCTTCGACGCGTCGATCTTCACGACGGCGACATCGGTCGGCTTGTCGACGCCGATCAGCCGCGCCTTGAATTCGCGCCGGTCGGTCAGCGTCACGTAGATCGCGTCAGCGCCCTCGACCACGTGCGCGTTGGTCATCACGTAACCGTCGGACGACAGGATGAAACCCGAACCCAGGCCGTTGTCCCGCTCGGTGTCCGACGGGGCGCCGGGTGCCTCCGGGGACCGACGGCGGTTGTCGGGCAGCAGAGCCGGCGGCAGGGGAATGCCGAAGAAACGCCGGAAGAAATCGGCCATTTCGCCGTCCTCGCCGCTTCCGGCCCCACCGCCCCGCGGCGCGGCCCCGGCACGGGCGATACCTACCCGCTCGGTCGTGCGGATATTGACCACCGCCGGACCGACCTTGTCGACCAGCGGGGTAAAGTCCGGCAACGCGATCGGCGGCGCGGCGACGGCGGGTACGCCGGGTGTGCCGGCGAGCGCCGCCGGAATGGGGGCAGAACTGCCCGATGCGGCCGCGGCAACCGCGACGCTCGCGCCGGACGAAGCCGCCGCGTTCACCACGCCGGACGGCGCGGCCTGCACGAGCGACAGGGGTGCCAGCGTCGCGCCCGACAGCGCCATGCTCAGCAGCGCCCGGCGAACCAGGCGGCACGCGGCCCGCGCCATGCGCGCGCGCCGGCTGACGGAAAAAATGGCCGGCGGCGAGGTTCGCGCGTCTGCGGCGGCATTCGGCAAGGGGATCGAGGAGACGGTCTTCATCGGCGAATCGGGAGGTCTGCCTGAGGCGGTTACTTGAGGGAACTACTCGACGGATGATATTGAATCGACGTGGCGAAACGGCGCAGGGTCGCGGCAGGCACTTCGCCGATCAGCGTCACCCAGAACGCGCCATGCTGCTCCGCGAGAAGGTGCGTCGCGCCGGAACGGCCCTCGCCCGGTTTGCGGTCGCTCTTGTCCACCGGCTCGATGAACAGCGACACGGCGGTGACGCCATCGGTGAAAACCGCCTGATCCACCGGCACCGGTGGCGCGCCGGCCTCGCGCGCCGCCATCGGACGGCGCATTTCGAGGATCTTGGCAAAACCGCGCACGCCCGGTTCGAGGGACCATCCGGCGGCCTCCATGTCGACCGGCTGGGCCGGCGCGCGCACCTGCTTCCAGCCGTTCAATTGCCGCACGCTGTTGCGGATCGCCCGACGGTTCTCGTTCGCGACGCCGCCGATCTGCAGTTGCGTGAACGCCACCTGCTCGAGCACGTGAGCGTCCCCGTCCAGCGTCTGCGCGCGTATCAACAACCCGCTGACGGGATCGATGTACAACCGGTAGGAGAAACGGTAGTCGTCGACCGGGCGCAGCATGATGATCCGGCAATCGATACCCGCCACGCGGTCGCGGCCGTCGAACCCCGCGCGGTAGACGTCGAGCACGCGCGCACTGCCGGCGGACAACAGGGCCGGAAAATTGTCCTGCGTCTTGCGATGGTCCAGGATCACCGTGTGACTGTCCGCCAGGAAGGTCAGCACATCGTCGTTGTGCTGGACCACCGAGCGCGGCTTGCCGTCCAGGCTGTCGACTTTCTGGTACTGGTCCGCGCCATCGACGAAGTGGACGATGCTCGAAGACTGCACGGTGCCGCCGCGCTGGAAGACGAAACTGCCCTGGTAGTCGAGACGTTGCGCGGCCGCGTTGATGCCGCCCAGCAAGGCCGCGGCTTCGCGTTGATCGCGCGGCGTGCCGGCGGTCCCGGTCACATCGCCGGTGCCCCGTGTCGTGGACGATGCCGGCAGCGAGGCGGGCAGGGACGGGACACCCTCCTGGGCGGGAGGCGCTCCGAGCGCCAGCGGCGCGCAGGCCAGCAATGCCGGCAACAGAAACCCCTGCCACCAGACTCGCCGCCGCGGCGCCTTCGACGCCGCGGCGTCGGCGCGTTTCAGCCCGCCCCGTCCCAAAATTCGTGCTGCCCGTGACAAACCGCGTCGTTCCTGCTCGCGTCGATCTCGCATCCGCTCAACGTCCCGTGGGCGCGAGTGCCGCGTAGGCGTAGCCCAGCCCGCCACGATCGGAGGCGAACTGCTGATGCGCTTCCAGATAAGGATCCAGCTGATGATCGCTGCCCAGGTTGACGCGCTGCCAATGGTCCGCAGCCGCGAGCTGGGTGCCGTCGCCCGGCGCGGCCAGGTTCGCCATCTGCGCGGCGCTGCCGCCATGCAGCGACGGCACCAGCACCCAGGCGAGCGTCGCGGCCGCGGCCGCCGCGGCGAACGACGGCATCATGCGACGCCCCAGCACGCGGCGCGCGGCCTGCCCCAGACCCTCTCCCCAGCCCGGCTGGCGGACCGCCGGCACCCGGCTCGCGCCCGCATGACGTGGCGCCGGCGCCACATAAGACGGCTCGCTGGCGAGCCGCGCCGAGAAGCGGGCGGCGAAATCGTGCGCGACCGCCGGCGACGTCGCCAGATCGTCGGAGCGCAGCGCGTCACCCACCAGATGATAGAGCGACCAATCCTGACGGTCCGCCGTCGAAAGCGGCATCGACGGCCCGCCGCCTTCGTCCCACTCGCTGTCCATTGCCGCCGACAACTGCTCCGCCGCGCCTGCCTGCTGCCCGCGCCGCATCGAACCTTGCATCATGCTGCTCCCTTTCTAGAACGGTCTCGCCGTCTCATGGACTCTTCGTTCATCGTGCTTCACCAGCGGCGGCCGCCCTGCGTATCGAGCAGGGGCCGCAGCTTCGTCGCGATCGCTTCGCGCGCCCGGAAGATGCGGGAACGGACCGTCCCGATCGGACAGTTCATCATTTCCGCGATCTCCTCGTAACTCAAACCCTCGATTTCGCGCAAGGAGATCGCCATGCGCAGTTCTTCGGGCAAACCGGCCATCGCCGCATTCACCGTCTGCGCGATCTGCTTGCTCATCAGCACCGATTCCGGCGTGTTGATGTCCCTTAGTAACTCGCCGTCGCCAAAAGTTTCCGCTTCTTCTGCATCGGCTTCGGTTGACGTCGGCGCGCGTCGCCCCTGGCTCGCCAGATAGTTCTTCGCGCTGTTGATGGCAATCCGGTAAAGCCAGGTATAAAAGGCGGATTCGCCACGGAATTGGGGAATGGCGCGGTAGGCCTTGATGAAAGCTTCCTGCGCCACATCCTCCACCTCGGCCGGGTCCCGCACGAGTCGCGAAATCAGCCTGACGATCTTGCGCTGATATTTGGCGACCAGCAGTTCGAACGCCGCCTTGTCGCCCCGTTGTACGCGTTCGACCAGCAACTGGTCGATATCTTTTTCACTCACGTGAGGCGTCCGTTGTTCCAAGCCGGTTTCTTTGTGGAGCGGACATTGTAGCGTTTCGGTCGCCGGGCAAACGTTAACGATACTCGACGAGCGTCACGCCACGCGCGATGCACCGGAGATGGATACCCAGCGAATGGAAACGGGATGCCGGCAGTGCATCGGCGAAGATCAGCACCTCGCGCGCAGGCGCGCCGCGCGCGCGGGGATTCGCCGGAACCGGCACGAATCGCATGCCCGCCAGCCGCCCGGGCCAGTGCACGACCCGTTCGATCGTGACATCGACGGCCCGCAGCGCGGCGGGCCCGCCGCGTGGGCGGGAATAATAGAGAATGGCGCATTGCCCGCCCATCAGGCGGATCGCGCGGGGTTGACGTCCGGCGGCCGCGCGCCAGTCGTACGCGCAGACGGCCAGGAAGGCCAGCGCCGCGCCCAGCAGCGCCGGGAGACGCCAGCCGTCATCGGCATGCACGGCCGCCAGCGAGGCCCAGGCAAGGGTCCCGACGGCCACGAAGAAGGCCGCCAGCGCGGCGCGCGCGGCCGAAGCGTTCAGACGATATTCCATGCGTCCTCCACGCGGTTTGGCACGCGGTTCGGCGCGACATTGCACTTACGACGTGCGCGACACGCATGGCACACCCGGCTTCAGTCTGCCGCGCCCGGCCGCCGTGGCGACACGGCGGCGCCGGTTCGGCCGATATCCGCCGGGCGGCGTTCGCTCAGTCCGCGAGGCGCTTGAAGACCAGCGTGCCGTTCGTTCCGCCGAAACCGAACGAATTCGACAGCGCGTAATCGATCTTCATGTCCCGTGCGGTGTTCGCACAGTAATCCAGATCACAGGCCGGATCTTGGTTGAAGATATTGATCGTCGGCGGTGAAACCTGGTGCTTGATCGCGAGCGCGGCATAGATCGCCTCGACGCCACCGGCGGCGCCGAGCAGGTGCCCCGTCATCGACTTCGTCGAATTGACCACCGTCCGCTTCGCATGTTCGCCGAAGGTCCGTTTGATCGCGACCGTCTCGGCGAGGTCGCCCAGGCCCGTGGACGTGCCGTGCGCGTTGACGTAGTCGATCTGCTCCGGGTTGATCTTCGCGTCGCGCATGGCGTTGACCATCGAGCGCCGCGCGCCATCGCCGTCTTCGAGCGGCGCCGTCATGTGGTACGCATCGCTGCTGCGGCCGTAGCCGACGATTTCGCAATAGATGTGCGCGCCGCGCGCCTTCGCGTGCTCGTACTCTTCGAGCATCATCACGCCGGCGCCTTCGCCCAGCACGAAGCCGTCGCGATCGACATCCCACGGCCGGCTGGCGGTCGCCGGATCGTCGTTACGCTGCGACAAGGCGCGCGCCGCAGCGAAACCACCGATGCCGAGCGGCGAGATCGTCGACTCCGCGCCGCCCGCGAGCATCGCGTCGACTTCGCCGTAGGCGATGGCGCGCATCGCGTCGCCGATCGAGTGCGTGCCGGTGGTGCAGGCGGTCACGATCGCCAGGTTCGGCCCTTTCAGGCCATACATGATCGACAGATGGCCCGCCACCATGTTGATGATCGAGGCCGGCACGAAGAACGGCGAGATCCGCCGCGGGCCGCGGTTCGTGTATTCGTTCTGCGTGTTCTCGATCATCGGCAGACCGCCGATGCCGGAACCGATGATGACGCCGATGCGCTCGGCATCGCACTGCGCGACGACCAGACCGCTATCCTGCATCGCCTGGATGCCGGCGGCCACGCCGTAGTGGATAAAGGTGTCCATATGCCGGGCGTCTTTCGCCGGCATATAGTCTTCGATATTGAAGCCCTTCACCTCGCCGGCAAAGCGCGTGCTGAAGTTCGACGCATCGAATTTCGTGATATTGGCGATGCCGGTCTTGCCGGCGACCAGATTGGCCCAGCCCTCGGCAACCGTATTGCCGACCGGGGAGATATGCCCCAGGCCCGTTACAACGACACGGCGACTCACATTGACCTCTTGATTCATATCAGTAAAAACAAAAGCCACAGTTTTTTCAGGGCAAGCCCCGAAAAAACTGTGGCCCTGTCAAACCGGTTCAAGACCGCTGAGCGTGCCGGCCTTACGCCTTGACGTTCGCGCGAGCGTAATCGATGGCCTGTTGGACGGTCGTGATCTTCTCGGCTTCCTCATCCGGAATTTCCATTCCAAACTCGTCCTCGAGCGCCATTACCAGCTCAACCGTGTCCAGCGAATCCGCACCGAGATCGTTCACGAAAGAGGCTTCGTTCTTGATTTCCGCATCTGCGACGCCAAGCTGTTCTGCAACAATCTTCTTGACGCGCTGTTCGATATTGTCCATTCAGGCCTCCACGAGGAAAAATAAGTTCAAATTGCAAGTGCGCGCATTTTAGCAGGTTTGAACCGGCAAAAATGCAGACCCTGCGGTTTCAGCGGAAATTGCGCCAGTCAACACACTAGCCCATATACATCCCACCGTTCACATGAAGCGTCGTGCCGGTGATATAAGCCGCCTGGGGCGATGCCAGGAAAGCCACCGCATGCGCGATGTCCTCCCCGCTCCCCAGGCGTCCCAATGGAATTTGCGTCTTCAGCGCGGCGTGCTGCGCCTCGCCGAGTTCGCGTGTCATGTCCGTGTCGATGAAGCCAGGAGCAACGCAGTTGACCGTAATGCCGCGGCTGCCGACTTCACGCGCCAGCGCGCGCGTCAGCCCGGCGACGCCGGCCTTCGCGGCCGCGTAGTTCGCCTGTCCCGGGTTGCCGGTCGAGCCGACGATCGAGGTGATGCTGATGATGCGGCCGCTGCGCGCCTTCATCATCGGCCGGATCACCGCGCGCGACAGACGGAACACCGACTTGAGATTGGTGTCGATGACGGCGTCCCAGTCGTCGTCCTTCAAGCGCAGCGCGAGCTGGTCGCGCGTGATGCCGGCGTTGTTGACCAGGATGTCGATCCGTCCGGACGCCTTGACGATCTCGTCGATCAGCGCATCGGCGGCCGGCGCGTCGTTGACGTCGAGCACCGCGCCGCGGCCCTTCAGGCCTTCCTCGGAGAGCGCCGCGGTGAAACCGTCGGCACCCGTCTGCGAGGTGGCCGTGCCGATCACCTCGACGCCGGCGCGCGCGAGCCCGAGGGCGACCGCGCGCCCGATGCCGCGCGACGCGCCCGTGACCAGTGCAACCTGCTTGTCGAAAATCATGTGCGTCGAATACCGAATGAATGAAGCAATCAAGATGATGGATTCAGGAGCGTCCCTGTACCGGGTGTCCCTGTACCGGGTGTCCCTGTACCGGGTGTCCCTGTACCGGGCGTCCCTATACCGGGCGTCCCTATACCGGGCGTCCGGCTAGGCGACGCCGCGAACCAGCGCGAGCGCATCCTCGAGCGAGGCGGGATCGGTGATCGCGCCGCCGGCCCGAGGGCCGTCGATGCGCTTGACCAGGCCGGCCAGCACCTTGCCCGGACCGCACTCGATCACCTTCTCCGCACCGTGCCGGCCGATCGCCTGCACGCATTCGACCCAGCGTACCGGTCCCGCCGCCTGACGCACCAGCGCGTCGCGAATCGCCGCGGGGTCGCTGGTTACCGCCACATCGATATTATTCACGACCGGGATCGATGGCGTGCGAATTTCGACATCGGCCAAACGTTCGGCGAGACGGTCCGACGCCGGCTTGAGCAGGGACGAATGGAACGGCGCCGAGACCGGTAGCGGCAGCGCGCGCTTCGCGCCCTTCGCCTTCGCCAGTTCGCAGGCCTTTTCGACTGCCGCCTTGTCGCCGGCGATCACCACCTGTGCCGGGGCGTTGAAATTGACCGCTTCGACGACGCCTGCGCTGCTCGCCTCGGTGCACACCGCCCGCACCGCGTCGTCATCGAGGCCGAGAATCGCCGCCATGCCGCCGATGCCGACCGGCACCGCCGACTGCATCGCCTCGGCGCGAAAGCGCACCAGCGGCACGGCGTCGGCGAAGGACAGCGCTCCCGCCGCAACCAGCGCCGTGTATTCGCCGAGACTATGACCGGCGACGATGCTGGGCGCGGGACCGCCCGCGGCTTGCCAGACGCGATGGATCGCGTAGGCGGCCGTGAGCATCACCGGCTGTGTATTGGTCGTCAGATTCAGATCTTCGAGCGGACCGCCGGCGATCAGCGCCGCGAGGTCCTGGCCCAGGGCATCGGAGGCTTCCTGCACCGTCTCGCGGACCACTGGATGGTCGGCGAACGCGTCGAGCATGCCGACCGACTGCGAACCCTGACCCGGAAAAACGAATGCGAAATTCATAAGCTAGCGCGCAAAGAGTTGAAGGTGACACACCGCCACGCCGGTCCCGCATTGCGCCGAAAGCGCACGGACGCCCGGCCGGACCGGGGAGCGGATCCTTTTTACATGCGCAGCAGCGACGCACCCCAGGTGAAACCGCCGCCCACGCCCTCGACCAGCACCAGTTGACCCGGCTGGACACGACCATCGCGCACGGCGACGTCGAGCGCCAGCGGCACCGACGCCGCCGAGGTATTGCCATGCTCGTCCACGGTCACGACCATCTTTTCGGCCGGCAAACCGAGCTTGCGACAGGTGCTCTGCATGATGCGGATGTTCGCCTGATGCGGAATCAGCCAGTCGACGCTCTCGGCGCTCAGGCCAGCCTTCTCGAGCACCTCGAGGGCCACCTTGCCCAGCACGTTCACCGCCAGCTTGAAGACCGCCTGGCCGTCCATCCGCAGGAAGGCGTTGCCCGCGACCACGCCGGCATTGACGTTGCCCGGCACGCACAGGATGTCGGCGTGACTCCCGTCGGCGTGCAGCGCGCTCGCGAGGATGCCCGGCTCATCCGAGCCCGACAGCACCACGGCGCCGGCGCCATCGCCGAACAACACGCAGGTGGTGCGGTCGTTGAAATCGAGAATGCGCGAGAAGGCCTCGGCGCCGATCACCAGCGCGTTGCGGTGCAGGCCGCTGCGGATGAAGCTGTCGGCCGTCGCCAGCGCGTAGATGAAACCGGAACAGACGGCCTGCACGTCCAGCGCCGCGCCACCGTTCGTGATGCCGAGCTTGTTCTGCACGATGCAGGCCGTGCTCGGAAAGACGAAATCGGGCGTCGACGTGGCCACGATGATCAGGTCGATCGATTGCGGGTCGATGCCCGCGGCCTCGATCGCGCGACGCGCGGCGTGCACTGCGAGATCGCTGGTGCGTTCTTCGGGGGCCGCGAAATGCCGGGCGCGGATACCCGTGCGCGCGGCGATCCATTCGTCGCTGGTTTCCACGTCGCGCGCCGCGAGCTGATCGGCGAGCGCCTGGTTGGTCAGGCGGTTGGCCGGCAGATAGCTGCCGGTACCGGTAATCCGGGAATAAGGGGAATTTGCCATCATGCCTTCGCAGAAAGCGTCGCCAACGCGACGGCGGGCGCGGCCTTGACGACCGGTGGAATGGCCAGGGCAGCGTCGGCCAGGGCGGTGCCAAGCGGATCGGTGTTCTCCTGCAGCGCGCTCGTCAGCCGCTCCTGGACGCCGTTCCTGACCGCGTCGTACCCACGTTTGATCGCCCAGCCGAACGCATAGGCGTCCGCAGAGCCGTGACTCTTGATGACGAGCCCGCGCAGGCCCAGCAAGGCCGCGCCGCTGTAGCGGCGATGGTCGACGCGCTTGCGCAACCGCGACAGCACCGGCCAGGCGACCAGCGCCGCGGCTTTCGTGAGCAACGACCGGCCGAACTCTTCCTTGATCATCTGGGACAGCATCTGCGCAAGGCCTTCGGACGTCTTCAACGCGACGTTGCCCACGAAACCATCGCAGACGACGACATCGGTCGTGCCCTTGTAGATGTCGTTGCCCTCGACGTTGCCATAGAAGTTGAGCGTGCTGGCGCGCAGCAGTTCGCCCGCGCGCTTGATCACTTCGTTGCCCTTGATCACTTCCTCGCCGATGTTCAGTAGCCCGATGGTCGGACGCTCCTTGCCTTCGACGGCCGCCACCAGCGCGTGTCCCATCTCGGCGAACTGCAGCAGATGCTGCG
This region of Robbsia betulipollinis genomic DNA includes:
- a CDS encoding sigma-E factor negative regulatory protein, which translates into the protein MQGSMRRGQQAGAAEQLSAAMDSEWDEGGGPSMPLSTADRQDWSLYHLVGDALRSDDLATSPAVAHDFAARFSARLASEPSYVAPAPRHAGASRVPAVRQPGWGEGLGQAARRVLGRRMMPSFAAAAAAATLAWVLVPSLHGGSAAQMANLAAPGDGTQLAAADHWQRVNLGSDHQLDPYLEAHQQFASDRGGLGYAYAALAPTGR
- the lepA gene encoding translation elongation factor 4 encodes the protein MDHIRNFSIIAHIDHGKSTLADRIIQLCGGLSDREMEAQVLDSMDLERERGITIKAQTAALSYKARDGQVYNLNLIDTPGHVDFSYEVSRSLSACEGALLVVDASQGVEAQTVANCYTALDLGVEVVPVLNKIDLPAADPDNAIAEIGDVIGIDATDAVHCSAKTGLGVIDVLESLIAKVPPPKGDPAAPLQALVVDSWFDNYVGVVMLVRVMNGTLRPKDRIELMATGAQFPVESVGVFAPKSRSLESLSAGQVGFIIAGIKELKAAKVGDTVTLVNRRAPAPLPGFKEVKPQVFAGLYPVESNQYDALRESLTKLKLNDAALQFEPEVSQALGFGFRCGFLGLLHMEIVQERLEREFDMDLITTAPTVVYEVLQRDGKVILVENPSKMPEPTHIEEIREPIVTVNLYLPQEYVGAVITLCTNKRGSQVNMSYHGKQVQLTYEMPMAEIVSNFFDRLKSVSRGYASMDYEFKEYRGSDVVKVDILVNAERVDALSVIVHRSQAQYRGREVAAKMREIIPRQMYDVALQAAIGPNIVARENIKALRKNVLAKCYGGDISRKKKLLEKQKAGKKRMKQVGSVEIPQEAFLAILQVEDK
- a CDS encoding MucB/RseB C-terminal domain-containing protein, whose product is MLPALLACAPLALGAPPAQEGVPSLPASLPASSTTRGTGDVTGTAGTPRDQREAAALLGGINAAAQRLDYQGSFVFQRGGTVQSSSIVHFVDGADQYQKVDSLDGKPRSVVQHNDDVLTFLADSHTVILDHRKTQDNFPALLSAGSARVLDVYRAGFDGRDRVAGIDCRIIMLRPVDDYRFSYRLYIDPVSGLLIRAQTLDGDAHVLEQVAFTQLQIGGVANENRRAIRNSVRQLNGWKQVRAPAQPVDMEAAGWSLEPGVRGFAKILEMRRPMAAREAGAPPVPVDQAVFTDGVTAVSLFIEPVDKSDRKPGEGRSGATHLLAEQHGAFWVTLIGEVPAATLRRFATSIQYHPSSSSLK
- a CDS encoding DegQ family serine endoprotease — encoded protein: MKTVSSIPLPNAAADARTSPPAIFSVSRRARMARAACRLVRRALLSMALSGATLAPLSLVQAAPSGVVNAAASSGASVAVAAAASGSSAPIPAALAGTPGVPAVAAPPIALPDFTPLVDKVGPAVVNIRTTERVGIARAGAAPRGGGAGSGEDGEMADFFRRFFGIPLPPALLPDNRRRSPEAPGAPSDTERDNGLGSGFILSSDGYVMTNAHVVEGADAIYVTLTDRREFKARLIGVDKPTDVAVVKIDASKLPAVVIGDSEKVRVGEWVLAIGSPFGLENTVTAGIVSAKSRYTGEYLPFIQTDVAVNPGNSGGPLINMRGEVIGINSQIYSRTGGFMGISFSIPIDEAMRVANQLKTTGVVTRGRIGVQIGPVTGDVAESLGLPYSEGALVSSVIAGGPAEKAGVLPGDIILQYDGHAINQFGDLPRLVGGARPGTQAPLVVYRKGQSKTLVVTIAQQASDKAAPAAATQADPAAPARPRNPLGLTVGDLTPDQARALGNRPGVQVLASEGPSRGAGLLKGDLILRVGNTDVASAREFDAVVSRLGGRPLVPLLVQRGDATLFVAVRPRAGAK
- the lepB gene encoding signal peptidase I; protein product: MNFELILLILVVLTGVAWVADRLLFLPRRRLAAENAGTEFDRQQRAASAVAGGGAVVLTADEVAAVKLQRTQVREEKLRQPWWLEYSASFFPVILAVFLLRSFVVEPFKIPSGSMIPTLLVGDFILVNKFDYGLRMPVLNRKLVSLGEPKRGDVMVFRYPKDESVDYIKRVIGLPGDTIAYENKRLTINGKPVPEAPLPDFFDEDRVAYSKQYQEDIDGRKNAILNTPQVPPYIQGAEDYPYRDNCSYNSEGVVCKVPPGHYFMMGDNRDNSADSRYWGFVPDRNIVGRAFFIWMNFSSLKRIGRFN